A region of the Cricetulus griseus strain 17A/GY chromosome 7, alternate assembly CriGri-PICRH-1.0, whole genome shotgun sequence genome:
TGAGGCACACACCCCCACTGCGGCGGCCGGACAGTCGGTACAGCTCCATGTTGAAGCGGCATCTTCGGGCATGGCCGTTGCAGGAGCAAGCTGCAGGGAGGCATCAGTCAGGAGCAGCCCTGCCTGGTCAGAAGTCCCCAGGCTACCCTCCAAGGCCTCACCAAGGCAAGCGTGGGCTTCCTGCCCTGTAGCCCGCTGCCATGGCCTGTCGCAGTAGAAGGGCTTGCAGCGGCTACAATCAGGGCCCTCTGTACCATGCTGGCAGTCGCAGATCAGATGGCCATGGCTGTCCAACAGACACCTTGAGGCATGCCCATTGCACTTGCATCGACCTCCCACCTGGAGCTCAGTGGCTGAGTAGGAGTAAGGGACTGTGACCTCCCGGTCCCTGGTGTCCCCCAGTATGGCAGGCCTTGTGAGTAATATGCGAATATCTGTGGCAGTCACCCAATCTTGGAGCACGGGACTGTTGTCCAGATCCAGGCCCTGTGGGCTGCCATCCTGCACACTGAAGGCCAGAAGGCCTCCACCATCAGGCTGGACCTGGGGGGCTGGGAAGCAGAGGGCTTCTGGCCCTGGACCAGCAGGGCCATCAGCAGGAGCAGGCGGACGGCCGTAGTCCAGGCTACAGCTGGAGGAGAAGAAGCCCAGGGGGACCCAGCTGCGGCCATGGTCCTGCGACTTAAGCAGGGCCACGGAGGTTGGGGGAGCTGAGCAGAAGCGCAGGCTCACGAAGACCAGCTCAAAAGCCTTCCCCAGGGCCACCGTGAGGGTTACGTTGTAGGGTGCCCGTTGTAGCAAATCGGAGCGCCAACAGAGAGGACTTGCAGTGCCCGGAGCAGAGGTCAGGAGATCTGCAGTGTGTGCCCGCTGCGGGTCCGAAGAATCGCAGGCGCGATTGGCCGGCCTCCCGCACGTGCTGGACGCCAGCACCTCTCTGCCCAGAGCAGCATTCACTAGGCCCGGAATACAACAGCGGGGCTCACCCGCCTCATCATAGCAGGGGTCGGCGGTGGCCGGCAGCCCTGGGCTCAGTGCAGCGGTGAGCGTGCCCGCGGTCAGCAGCAGCCCCCAGGGCCAAGTGGGCATGGCCGTGGCCGCTGTGGGTCAACCGGCCAGCTTCCGCCCAACGATTGTGCCCTCGAGGAGAGAGCCTAGTCCGGGACTCTGCCTGCCGGGTCTGCAGTGCCAAAGTAGTAGAGCCCCTGGGCGGCCCCAGCACAGGCCCAGGAGTGGGAGCAGCCACGGGCACGCCCGGGGCCGAACACAGCAGCAGGGATGTTGGCTAGTCCTCCTGCTAGGCCTGGAGCGTTGACAGGCGTCGCCCCCGCTCCCGGTGCCTCCGCCCGCGGAGGCCCCACCCGCCGCCGGCCGCCAGCACTCACCCACGGAGGGCCAGGAGGAGCAGGTCTCCCGGCCTCCCGGGAAAGGCCCTGGGCGGGCGGGGCCTGGGGCTCCGGGGCTGccgcctcctggctgctgcaagGGCGGAGGAGCTGTGCCAGAAGTGGGTGGGGGGCTCAGCAGGCGCGAGCCTGGTCCTAGCCGGGGGCGGAGCTGCTCGGGccgggaaggaaggaggggagggggccTTGTCCCGACAGCCAGAATCAGAAGCAGATTCAGACACAGGCTGGGCCAGCGCGGGAGGGGGCTGGGAGGCCCGAGAGccgggggaggggctggagagccaGGAATGCGCTGACGGGAGGGGGGGCAGCTCAGTCTTGCAGCCCGTAAGGGACCACCCAGCAGGGTCCTCGGCCTGAAGCCAGACTTTGGCTGCTCCTGGGGTGGTGCCACGTGCAGGGCTGGGGTCCGAGCCAGTCCTCCCAGAGGCCCATCATGCAGGCACAACCTTAGGTCTGAAGCTTGAAGACTTGGAAGCTACCCAGAGTAGGGGAACACAGTTGGGGCTGGCGTACTTGTAAGGTATCCCCAAGGTAGTAGTCTGTTCTAGCAGAAAGAACGCAGGTCTGATTTCAAATCCGAGCTGTTTGGATTTTTGGCTGTGTGGACTGAgtttctcagtttcctcatcaacCAAAATGCCTACTTTGTGGAGTTGCTGGGAGGATTTGATGAGCCAAATAGATATCATCCTAAACTAGGGAACATCTGGCTTCtgctaagtgctgagatcactgtTCCTCAGTGGAATCAGGCCAATCTCTTAACCTAAAGCATTCCTGGGTCTCGGTGAATAGTTGTCAATATGATGGCCCCGTTGTCCAGAAGGACTTGCAAGTTTGGAAACTGGGTAGGGAGGTACCGTCTATTTTATGGCCTCTTGAGATTCGGGGTCTGGACACCTGTTGAGGGCCCCTATGGGAAGGTAAGGAGTGGGGTTTGACACAGAGAAGGACTGGTCACAAATAAATCAGAGTCAGAATCCCTGAACCCATTAGTCTCTGTCCTAGTAGATTTGGATAGGGAAACAGGCCTGTGCACCATATGAGTTGCCAGGGCGCAAGTTGGAGATGAGCAGCAGCTATAGCTTCGAGGTTCTTGCCAAGTGGAACCAAAGACTCTTTTCTTACTGCCCTTGTCCTTGGCAGACCAGGCAGAGCTGGGTTGACTCCACGAAGAATGGGCAGGAATATTGTCCCATCTTTGGGGCTGTCCTGACACCCAAAGACCTACGTTCAGAAGGGAGGCTAACCACAGGCCAGTCTGCATATGGGGATGCTTGTGTACTCAGAGCTACCATCATGGACTGAGTGTTCCTGAcaataaaaaaggagagaaacagaaccaCTCTGCTTTTCAGGAAAGGCATAGTAGAGCAAGGACGCTGGAACACTTGCAAAACAAACCAAGGTTGCAGCCAAGGCAGACACTAGAAGAAGCAGGATGACAGACAGGTTGATGGACACTTGGTTTGACCTGTAGAACGAAGTGCTGACCCTAGCACTTTCTCAGACCTGCTGTCCATACATTCAGGAATGGGTTCTGGAGGAACACATAGTCGAGAAGGACTACTGGTCTCTCTCTTCATCTGGACAGCCACAGAGACCTACCTTTCAGCTTCCTACAGTGAACCAGAATGTGTCCTTTAAACAAGGAGTCATGGGCTGAAGCTATGCTCTTCGGTAGATCAAGTTCAGAATTAGCCCTGTCCTACCAccttctagaccagtggttctcaagcttccaaatgctgcgaccctttaatacagatcctcatgttgtggtgattgCCCtcactgtaaaattattttcattactatttcataactttaattttgctatggttatgaaTTTCAGTGTAaataatctgtgttttctgatggtcttaggtggccTCTTAAAATGGGTCGAGACCCACGGGTTGATAACTACTGTTCTAGGTTCTTCTACACTcctgccccgcccccccccataGGGATGGGAGAAATGCTTGAGAAAAGACTCAGGGGaaacccaggctgtcctctgaaCTTCAAGACCCCTGCTCGAGTCCCCAGACTGTCAGCCAACTGTGGGGTAGCACAAGGGCAACAGCCTTTCACCCTGACAATGAAGTAAGCCTTGTCTCCAGCCCAAACTCCCTGTGAGTTATGGCTGCTGGGGTCTACAGAACATGTGATAGATTCTGATGCTGGTGGAAGCTGGTGTTGGACTCAGCTTTGATCAGGTccagggggatggggagggacaGGACAGGGGCTCAAATGGCATTGCATCATCAGCTCTTCAGGGAGGAGGCTGTGGGCTTCAGATATCTTCTATAGAATTGCTCTCTGCACATACTCTGTGGCCCCAGGGCTACTTTTGCAGATGGTGTGCTGGGCATTGGGATAGCTTTCTCCAGTCTCCAAGAGAGGCTTATAACTCTCTGTGGACCCAGCCACCTGTCCCAGCCCCTGACTGAGGCCTCTTAGGCCTCCCATCTTACTGGTCCCCACCCCCTCCAAGCACTTTCTGTAACAAAGAGGTTCCAGGTCCCTGCCTCACACCTGCAAATGCTCAAACTCTACACACTCACCCCAATTCAGTCACAGCAGCTGGCTTTGAGGGGACAGGGGATGATAGAGTTTGACAGTTTCAGGCCGCAGGGAGCTGCTGACCTCTCAAATAACCCCCTGCCCAGCCCAGGACCTACTGTCCCCTTCAGACACTTGCTCCCACTTGTTCTTGCCTtgtacaaatatttattgagtgcctattATGCCTCCATGTGCCCAGACATGGTGAGGAAGGCAGGCAGCTTCACACTCCTTGCACCGCGCCACCCAGACGTTTTCGTGAACTCCCACCCTCCACATTGTCAGCCCAGCTCTGTCACAGCAATCAGCTCTCGGTGCTCAAAAGCACGGGTTGATGGAGGGAGGGTGTGAGGGTGAAGGGCAGAGAGCGCGGAGGAAGGGCAAAGGCTCATAGCCCTCTCCACTTCATGAAGGTTTGGAAATAAAGGTTAGGGAGGGGGTCTTCTGTGTCCCGCCTACACTGAAATGCAGCACCTTCCCCGCCCAGACCTCACTGGGCGGTGTCCCCGCACACAGGCTTAGGGTGCCCAGGCTCTCGCTgctccacaaacccagcccttcCACGCCGCCGTCGCCGAGTGCGCCAGCATAGAAAGGTGGCGGTCAGGAGTCCGAGGCCCGCGCCAAGAGCAGCCAGCGACATGCTCTGGGCTAGATCCAGGCAGGGCCCGCACAGCGAGAAGGTGATGCCCGTGCCAGCTGCACCAGCCAGCACCGCCAGGGCGCCGAAGGGCAGGACGCAGCGCGGCCAGGAGCCCCCTGCACCGCCGGTGGCCAAGAAAAGAGTGTGCAGAGCTCCAGGGGGGTCTGGGGACGCCAGGCCTGGCAGAGTGGGCTCAGGCAAGGGTTCTGGTGTTCTCATGTTTCCGACTAGGTGGCCGTGATCCGGGGTGGGAATGGGATTGGAGATGGTAAGAATGCCCACTACAGCCTTAGGTTACATCCTGGTCTGCCACGTCAAAGCCAATTGGTCCCTGACGTGGTGACGACACCAGGATGCCTCCACTGCCTCCTCCTGGCGTTGGCAAGAAATTGGGTGGGTGTGGGCGTGTGTAATATCTGAAGTGCTTCCCCTATTTTCATAGAATCCTTCACAAATACTCCACCCACTGTACCTCTCAGGGTTTGAGCACCTAGAACAATCAGTTGGATACTACCAAGGCCAGAATTGGCGGCAAGGTAGGATGGTCATGAAGTCAAAGGATTACTCAGCTTCCCAGAGGTTGGCCAGCAGCAGAGATGGACAGTGTACTTCCCTTCTTAGGATTTATGTCCAATGCGAGGCAGGACATTGAGACATAGGAACCAAGTGAACCAATCAGTGGACTAATTCTGGGTAGCCTGTTATGGAAAGGAGTCCTGGGGTGGGAAACGACAGATTGGCAGGGTTAAGGCCTCCTCTGGATCAGAACACTTGCACATAAGCTTTCCAGGTACCAGTGGAGTGACCAAAAAGGGATTGGTTAGTTAAATGGATGGTTCAAGTCAGTGGCATTCTCCTAGGGCTGGGTGCTAGTCTTACAGGGTAGAGCAGCCTCCTCTCTTGGCTCAAAGATACCTGGGTTCTGATCCAGGAGACACTTCTCGGTCCAATGAAGGCCATAGTTTTTCATGTTCTCCTGTCTCTCATTCCCTTGAAGCCATCAACCCACACTGTCTTGACTGATTTTGGTTGGCTGGACTGACCAAGCTGCTTAACCATTACCCAGTCCATACTAGTTACCTACAGACTTTCCCTGGCTTTCCACAGACTTGGTTTTACCTCTGTGCACACTTCCTATCAGGCCCCCTGTAGGGACAGTGATCCCTGTGACAGAGGCCATTTTTCCCTTGTGGAAGGTCCCTGTCCTCTCCCTAGTTTGGTGACACTGTGGCCAGCTCAAAGAAATTCTTGGGATGTGTTAAGTGCtcttaaaatatacttaaaatcagccaggcagtggtggaacaagcctttaatcccagcactcgggaggcagaggcaggtggatctctgtgagttcgagaccagcctggtctacaagagctagttccaggacaatctccaaagccacagtgaaaccctgcctcgaaaaaccaaaataaataaataaataaataatcaggatcttaatatatagaccaggctggcctcaaactcagagatatacctgcctcagcttcctgaatactGGGGTTAAATGCATAAGCCACAATGACCAGCTAAAaatagtcttaaaaacaaaacaaaacaaacacaggttTTTAGCCTGACTCCAGGCTTCTGTGTAACCTTTGGTGGCAgtacagaccctggctgtggtaggatCATGGACCCAGACACGGTCCTGGGCAGCAGCTGGGTCTGGATGTCATCATTGCCCCATGTGGCAGTAAaggccactcagattggcatggccCCAGTGACAGCATAGCCCTCAGGCACTTACAATGCCTCAGATCTTGGTCATCCATGTGGCCTTCAACAATAACAGGAGCCTTGGACAGCAACCTGTGACTCTGGTGTCCCAGGAACATGCTGCCACCAgagccatcctgatctgagtggccCTTGCTTCCACCTGGAGCTAGCCCAAGCTGCTGCCAAGGCCATGTCTGGGCTGGTCGTCCTGCTGCAGTGGggtctgtggcccatgttgcctCAGGCGGCCATAGGAACCGTGTGATGGAATCAGAGGGCCAAGCTAAACCAGCCCTGCCCTTCCTTCACTAGATGCTATAGCAAGAGAGGTGTTCCCCCACATCTCAGGAGAGatggtcccacccctcaccatgggAGGGTGAGAGCTGACCTTGCTGGCAAGGGTATAGGGGAGCTGACTCAGGCCTTTGCCTGATGGGTACAGCCCCAGTGGCCAAGACTAACCAGCTcaactaccacccaggcccacatctGGACCTGGGGTTGGCCTATGCTAATATCTACCCTATCTATGTCTTGCTGGAGCtagtgaagggactggtcctgtggaacaacCACcggaggatctccatgactcgTGGAAGCATtgggatatctgagaggagtttcggTGAGGATCAGTGTACCAGATGATGGTGTAGCAAAAACCGGAGGCCTTGAACTGGACCAGtcactcattgcaatgaacatttgcaagtagaGCTGAtgggacaaaagggtatactatgGGACACATCTCAGCTCTCAATGCCACCAGGATGGTGTTAGAGAGGTGGGAATGATGGAGGAATGAAAGGGtttctttttgatttgttgttctttttgtttgattttttttttttaaattgtttgggGGTTGCAATTCAGGGGGATTGGGAAATGAGTGGAATTATGTTGCATAATGTGAAAgtcccaaagattcaataaagaaatcatgttaaattaaaaaaaaaaaagtctaggggctggaaagatagctcaggaGTTAAAAGCACTTGATACCCTGTACAAAGGGATCCAGGTTTGATCTCCAATATCCATGTGGCAGCCCATAACCAATTATAACTacagtccaggggatctgaagccttctggcctttgcaggcatcAGATACACACAAGGTGCACATTTATACATACAGGcacccacatatacataaaatatatttaaatttattattttacacatacattgcctgcatgtatgtatgtgcaccatatgtgtgcagtatTTACTGTGgccactggatcccttggaactggagttacaggcagctgtgagccataatgtaggtgctcttaaccactgagctacctctccagcacccaaa
Encoded here:
- the Ntn3 gene encoding netrin-3, coding for MPTWPWGLLLTAGTLTAALSPGLPATADPCYDEAGEPRCCIPGLVNAALGREVLASSTCGRPANRACDSSDPQRAHTADLLTSAPGTASPLCWRSDLLQRAPYNVTLTVALGKAFELVFVSLRFCSAPPTSVALLKSQDHGRSWVPLGFFSSSCSLDYGRPPAPADGPAGPGPEALCFPAPQVQPDGGGLLAFSVQDGSPQGLDLDNSPVLQDWVTATDIRILLTRPAILGDTRDREVTVPYSYSATELQVGGRCKCNGHASRCLLDSHGHLICDCQHGTEGPDCSRCKPFYCDRPWQRATGQEAHACLACSCNGHARRCRFNMELYRLSGRRSGGVCLNCRHNTAGRHCHYCREGFYRDPGRVLSDRRACRACDCHPVGAAGKTCNQTTGQCPCKDGVTGLTCNRCAPGFQQSRSPVAPCVKTPVPGPTEESSPVEPQDCESHCRPARGSYRISLKKFCKKDYAVQVSVGARGEARGAWTRFPVAVLAVFRSGEERARRGSNALWVPTLDAACGCPRLLPGRRYLLLGGGPGAAAGSTAGRGPGLSAARGSLVLPWRDAWTRRLRRLQRRERRGRCGTA